A stretch of DNA from Lentisphaera araneosa HTCC2155:
TCACAAGGATGCCTACCTATACAAAGCACCCGGTATTTTTAATGAAAGTGTGGGCATCATCGGTGCTGGTGAAATAGGTCGTGTCTTAATAAACTTATTAAAAAACTTTGATGTAAACATTCTGGTTGTGGACCCATGTTTAGACAAGCAATCAGCCCAAGAATTGGGCGTCGAAATATGTACTCTAGAGGAAGTTTTTAAACGTGCTTATGTAGTATCTAACCACTTACCAAACATTCCTGCAACTCAAAAAATGATTACTGCAAAACATTTTAGCAGTATGCGCAATGGGGCAACTTTCATCAACACTGGCAGAGGTGCACAGGTCTGTGAAGACGGCTTAGTTGAAGCACTATCAAAGCGTACAGATTTGTATGCCCTTTTAGATGTCACCTGCGAAGAACCACCCAATGAAAATTCTCCCTTATATCAGTATGATAATATTAAACTAACGGGTCATATTGCTGGTAGTTTAGGCAATGAAGTAGTGCGAATGGCGGATTTTGTGATTGCCGACTTTAAACGTTACCTAAAAAATGAAAAAACTCTTTACCAGGTTGACCCAAAAACTATTGGGGAGAAAGCTTAGTTATGATTTACTTTTTTGCCGATAATCATTATCAAGCCCATCCAGGTTTAAGTCTATACAAGCAAATCGTTGATGATGACAAGATAAAATTCTACGAAGATGACTGGTCTGCAATGGAGTCCTTTGCGGATGATTGTGATTTGCTCATTCTCAACCTCATTGGTGGCACCTGTGATATAGCGCATCCAAATAAAAACGCAGAGGCAGAGATTAAAAAATACCTTCAAAGTGGCAAGCCCATGCTTTTGTTACATGGTTCAAGCGCTGCTTTTTCTGAGTGGTCTTGGTGGAGAAAAATAGTCGGATACCGCTGGGTCCGTCCCAACGACCCAGAGGGCATAGAAGCTTCTTTTCATCCAGTTCGCCCCTACAAACTTTTAAAGACGGACTCAAGGCACCCCTTGATGACTCAACTCAAAGAAGTAGAGATTTCACATGAAGATGAAATATATATGGGCTTGCAAGAAGTTTGCCCAACGGAAGTTCTCATGACCATTAGTACCGATGAAGGAACGGCCCCCCAAGTCCTCACTCATAAATCACCCTGGG
This window harbors:
- a CDS encoding hydroxyacid dehydrogenase; this encodes MYESLLIGTPVQINRIFTPDRRETISKLSDLYPEVIKTEDLAKHSRELSEVKYVFSTWGPPLFTDEQLAQLPNLEAVFYAAGSVKDFCDQLFKHQIKIFSAPKANAVPVAQFALGQILLCLKNYFQDNELIHKTKSHKDAYLYKAPGIFNESVGIIGAGEIGRVLINLLKNFDVNILVVDPCLDKQSAQELGVEICTLEEVFKRAYVVSNHLPNIPATQKMITAKHFSSMRNGATFINTGRGAQVCEDGLVEALSKRTDLYALLDVTCEEPPNENSPLYQYDNIKLTGHIAGSLGNEVVRMADFVIADFKRYLKNEKTLYQVDPKTIGEKA
- a CDS encoding ThuA domain-containing protein, which encodes MIYFFADNHYQAHPGLSLYKQIVDDDKIKFYEDDWSAMESFADDCDLLILNLIGGTCDIAHPNKNAEAEIKKYLQSGKPMLLLHGSSAAFSEWSWWRKIVGYRWVRPNDPEGIEASFHPVRPYKLLKTDSRHPLMTQLKEVEISHEDEIYMGLQEVCPTEVLMTISTDEGTAPQVLTHKSPWDGIIHTFIPGHRKETLEHPNIFRNIKVLIEDLIKTSKQISTPR